The genomic window GGTCGACAGCACTTCGCGTGCCGCCGCAGGCTGCAGCGCAGGCAGCGATGCGACCGCCGATGCATTGCGGTTCAGCGCGCTTTGTGCGCTCTCTGCGACCGCGACGAAGCGCACCGTTTGATCTGCCGGCATCGAGCGATTGAGCGCGTACGCCATCGGCACCGTGCCGACGAGGATCAGCATGATCAGCCCCATGCCTTTTTGCCCATCGTTGGAGCCGTGCGCGAACGATACGCCGGTGCAGGTCAGGATCAACAGGCCGCGAATCCACCAGGGCGGAGGAGCCTCGCCGCGTGGCTCTTCGTAGAGTGCGCGGTTCTTGACGAATGTGCGCAGCGCGAGCAGCAGCAAGGCCGCGCAGCCGAAGCCGACGAGCGGCGACAGCAGCAGCGAGTAGCCGATCTTCACGGCTTGCGGCCAGTCGACGCCACTGGTGCCGTCGCGCCCGTGCATCAGCGCATTGGCAACGCCGACACCGATGATTGAGCCGATCAACGTGTGCGAAGAAGAAGCTGGCAAACCGAGCCACCAAGTGCCGAGGTTCCACATGATGGCGGCGATCAGCAGTGCGAAGACCATCGCGAAGCCGGCCCCCGAGCCCACCTGCAGGATGAGCTCGACCGGCAGCAGCGAGATGATGCCGAAAGCCACCGCACCGCTCGACACCAGCACGCCCAGAAAATTGAAGAAGCCCGACCACACGACCGCGAAATTTGGCGGCAGCGAGTGCGTGTAGATCACCGTCGCGACGGCGTTGGCCGTGTCGTGGAAACCATTGACGAATTCGAAGCCCAGCGCCACCAACAAGGCAACGCCCAGCAGGATGTACGGCACCCACGTCGTCGCTTGCGCGCCGGTTGCGCGCACGTCGTTCGTAAGGCTCCAGGCGGTGAACAAAAGCCCGGCGGCGAGCAAGCCCGCGAAGACGATCAGGGTGACCGGTCCGGGCTTGGCGTCGAGCTTTGGCCGTTGCGCCGGCTTCGGATGTACCGGGAGATTCGCGTCGGAAGCCGCAAGGGTGTTCATGGCGTTGTTTTTGATGTTGGAGTAACCCCGCGCATCGTGGCGGCTGCCGATGACAGGCATGTGTCACTGTGGCAAGGTCGGGATCGATCAAACAAGGGACTCACCAAATGATTCAGCGCCGCACCCTCGCCGCCGTTCTGCCACTTTTCGCTGCCGCTGCGCTACTGCCCGGCCTTGCGCTGGCACAGGCGCCGCCCTGGCCCACCAAGCAATCGATCAGGATCATTTCGCCTTACGCGCCCGGTGGCACCACCGACGTTTTGGCGCGCCTGCTCGCGCAGCCGCTGCAGCAAAAGCTGGGGCAGACCGTCATCGTCGAAAACAAGGGCGGGGCGGGCGGCAACGTCGGCACCGACTACGTCGCGAAGGCCGCGCCCGATGGCTACACGCTGTTGCTGGCCGCCAGCGGGCCGATCGTGATTTCGCCTTCGCTCTACGCGAAGATCCCGTACGACTCGATCAAGGACTTCACCTTCGTTGCGCCGATCGCCAACGCATCGTTCGTGGTGCTGGCCAATCCGGCGTCGGGCATCACGTCCATCAAGGACCTGATCGCGCGCGCCAAGAAGGGTGAAAAGATCAACTTCGCCTCGGCCGGCTCGGGCACGCCGCAGCACATCATCGGAGAGATGTTCAACCAGGCGGCCGGCATCAAGATGCAGCACATTCCCTACAAGGGCTCGGGCCCGGCGATGAACGATCTGCTGGCCGGCCAGGTGCCGATTTCGTTCGAGAACCCGGTGCCCGCCATGCCGCACGTCAAGGCTGGCAAGGTCAAGGTGCTGGCCAGCACCGGTGCGGTTCGGTCCGCGGCTTTCCCCGACATCCCGACCGTGGCCGAACTCGGCCTGCCGGGCTTCGATGCCAAGCCGTGGTACGGCCTCATGGCGCCGGCTGGCCTGGATCCGGCCATTGCGAAGAAGCTCAACGATGCGGTGCGTGAAGCGCTCTCCAGCACCGAGATGAAGGCCCGCCTTTTCACGCTCGGTGCCGAGCCGATGGCCATGACGACGCCGGAGTTCCAGGCCTTCGCGGAAAAGGATCGCGACAAGTGGACCAAGGTCGTGAAGACCTCGGGCGCCACGCCTGACTGACGCCTCGATGCCGGCGCTCACCGCCGTACAGATCGTTGCGATCGCTCTGCAGTACACGCCGCCCGATGCGGTGTGTGCCTGCAGCGCGCTGCAGTGCCCCGGTTGGGAAAGTCTGCCCGCCACCTTCGACGCGTCTTTGCTGCGGCTCGTGGGACGGACCAACAATCGCGATCCGTACGACGAGCCGACGCTCGAAGAACACCATCCGCAAGGCACCCGCTACGACGCTGCCGATGCACCGGTCGCGCTCGGCCACTTTCCCTACAACCGCTGCGAGGTCTGGCAGTGCGTTCGTTGCGCGCGGCCGTTGCTTCGCTACACCGAATACGGCGGCTACTACGTCGACCAGCGCATACGCGAGCTGAATGGCGCGCTCGTGGTCGACACCGCCGCCAGTCGAGGCCGATAGCAGGTCGAAAGACCCGATGCTGACCGCCAGCACTGGTGGAGACCGATGCAACGCATTCCGGACTCCTGACAACGTCATCTACGGCGTGCACACTGGCGTCATGGCCCGTCGCAGCTCCATCTCCTCCCTGACGTCTTCGCTGACGTCTTCATTCACGCGCGCCTATCAGCGCAACGTGCGCGCGCTCACCAAAGCCGCGCTCAAAGCAGGGAAGAAGGCCGCGATCAAGACCGGCAAGCGTGCGGTCAGCGAAGTGCAGCGCGCGGCAGTCAAGCAACTGAAGCCGCCACCCGGCAAGGGCGACTGGCTCGCCGGCATGGCACTCGGCCCTGGCGGCGCGCGGCGCTATCACCTGTTTCGCCCATCGGACCTCGACCTCGCACCGGGCGAGAAGCTTCCACTGATGGTCATGCTGCACGGCTGCGGCCAGACCGGACGCGACTTCGCCGCCATTACTCGCATGAATGCGCTGGCCACCCGCCATCGCTTTCTCGTGCTCTACCCCGAGCAAGACAGGCTCCACCATCCGCAAGGCTGCTGGAACTGGTACGAGACCCGCTCGGGCAAGTCGGCCGCCGAAGCCGCAACGCTGATGGCGGCGGTCGATCAGGTCTGCGTGCTGTATGCGGCCGACCGCGCGCGCGTCGCGGTCGCCGGGCTCTCGGCCGGTGCCGGCATGGCGGCGCTGCTGGCCACGCACTATCCCGCGCGCTTTCGGGCGGTGGTCATGCACTCCGGCGTGGCGCCCGGTGCGGCGCGGTCGTCCGCCACCGCACTGGGTGCGATGCGCGGGCGGCACGTACCGCCCATGCCGGTCACGGCGGTCGGCAAGGCAATGGGCGCCGCCGCCGCGATGACAACGCTGCCGCCCTTGCTCATCCTGCACGGCGACCGCGATGTCGTCGTGTCTTCGAGCAATGCCGGCAGCGCCGCTGCGGTGTGGGCCGCAGCCACCGGTGCAGTGCCTGCCGCGTCACGCCGACTGCAGCGCGGGCGGCGGCATCCGATGCGCGTGACCGACTTCAAGCTGCGCGGCAAGACCAGCGTCACGTTGTGCGAGATCGCTGGCCTGGGTCACGCATGGAGCGGTGGCGCTGCGCGCCTGGCCTTCAGCGACCCGGCGGGTCCGGACGCGACGCGGATGGCGTGGGCCTTTGCGGCGCGGCAGTTCGCCCGCGCCTGATCTCGTACGCCACCCGGCGTATTTGTAGGAGACGACCTCGTTAGCACACTCCGTCCATCGACAGCGAAGGTGCTGGCGACAAGTTCAATACAACCGGAGAAGGATGCACATGCAACGTCGTTTCACACTCAAGGCACTTACCGCCAGCGTCGCTTTTGCGGCACTGGGCGTGGCCCCTGCTTTCGCAGCCGACACCATCAAGGTCGGCATCCTTCACTCCCTTTCGGGCACGATGGCGATCTCCGAAACGGCGCTGAAAGACATGGCGCTGATGACGATCGAAGAGATCAACAAAAAGGGCGGCGTGATGGGCAAGCAGCTCGAGCCCGTGATCGTCGACCCGGCTTCCAACTGGCCGCTGTTCGCTGAAAAGACCAAGCAACTGCTGGGTCAGGACAAGGTCGCCGTGATCTTCGGCTGCTGGACCTCGGTGTCGCGCAAGTCGGTGTTGCCGGTGATCGAAGAGCAGAACGGCCTCTTGTTCTACCCCGTGCAATACGAAGGCGAAGAGCTCTCCAAGAACGTGTTCTACACGGGTGCAGCGCCTAACCAGCAAGCCATTCCCGCTGTCGAGTATTTGATGAGCAAGGCCGGCGGCGGCGCCAAGCGCTTCGTGCTGCTGGGCACCGACTACGTCTACCCGCGCACCACCAACAAGATCCTGCGCGCCTTCCTGAAGAGCAAGGGTGTGAAGGACTCGGACATCGACGAGAAGTACACGCCGTTCGGCCACAGCGACTATCAAACCATCGTTGCCGACATCAAGAAGTTCTCTCAAGGTGGCAAGACGGCCGTGATCTCGACGATCAACGGTGACTCCAACGTGCCGTTCTACAAGGAACTCGGCAACGCCGGCCTGAAGGCCAAGGACGTGCCGGTCGTCGCCTTCTCGGTAGGCGAAGAAGAACTCCGTGGCGTGGACACCAAGCCACTCGTCGGCCACCTTGCTGCATGGAACTACTTCATGTCGGTCAAGAATCCGACCAACACCGCTTGGATCAAGACGTGGAGCGACTACGCCAAGGCGAAGAAGCTGCCGGGTCAGATGGACAAGCCTTTGACCAACGATCCGATGGAAGCCACCTACGTCGGCATCCACATGTGGAAGCAGGCCGTCGAGAAGGCCAAGTCGACCGACACCGACAAGGTCATCGCCGCCATGGCCGGCCAGACATTCAAGGCACCGGACGGCTTCACCGTCGAAATGGACCCGAAGAACCATCACCTGCACAAGCCGGTGTTCATCGGCGAAATCAAGGCCGACGGCCAGTTCGGTGTGGTGTGGAAAACGCCGGCGCCAGTCAAGGCCCAGCCCTGGAGCCCGTTCATCGAAGGCAACGACAAAAAGCCTGACCAGCCAGCAGGGAAATCCTCTTAACTTTCGCTCGCCTCGTCCAAGTGACCTGTCTTGGGCTCGATCTTTTCTTGGGGGATCGGGCCCTGTTTTATTTGAGGATGATGTGAATACAGCCCCGCGCCGAATCTTGCATGCCGCTTTCGCCGCGCTGCTTCTGGTGGCCGCACATGCGCATGCATTGACCGCA from Variovorax sp. PAMC28562 includes these protein-coding regions:
- a CDS encoding inorganic phosphate transporter, giving the protein MNTLAASDANLPVHPKPAQRPKLDAKPGPVTLIVFAGLLAAGLLFTAWSLTNDVRATGAQATTWVPYILLGVALLVALGFEFVNGFHDTANAVATVIYTHSLPPNFAVVWSGFFNFLGVLVSSGAVAFGIISLLPVELILQVGSGAGFAMVFALLIAAIMWNLGTWWLGLPASSSHTLIGSIIGVGVANALMHGRDGTSGVDWPQAVKIGYSLLLSPLVGFGCAALLLLALRTFVKNRALYEEPRGEAPPPWWIRGLLILTCTGVSFAHGSNDGQKGMGLIMLILVGTVPMAYALNRSMPADQTVRFVAVAESAQSALNRNASAVASLPALQPAAAREVLSTYVRTREFNPSVVPALGATAGSIAQQVKEHGSLAGVPAEAVANVRNDMYLASEALRHLGKSDAAHFDTDTTTKVGEFRKEIDDATKFIPLWVKVAVAIALGLGTMIGWKRIVVTVGEKIGKTHLSYAQGASAELVAMVTIGAADMYGLPVSTTHVLSSGVAGSMVANGSGLQMSTLRNLAMAWVLTLPVAMLLSGSLYWLFTHIF
- a CDS encoding alpha/beta hydrolase family esterase; translated protein: MARRSSISSLTSSLTSSFTRAYQRNVRALTKAALKAGKKAAIKTGKRAVSEVQRAAVKQLKPPPGKGDWLAGMALGPGGARRYHLFRPSDLDLAPGEKLPLMVMLHGCGQTGRDFAAITRMNALATRHRFLVLYPEQDRLHHPQGCWNWYETRSGKSAAEAATLMAAVDQVCVLYAADRARVAVAGLSAGAGMAALLATHYPARFRAVVMHSGVAPGAARSSATALGAMRGRHVPPMPVTAVGKAMGAAAAMTTLPPLLILHGDRDVVVSSSNAGSAAAVWAAATGAVPAASRRLQRGRRHPMRVTDFKLRGKTSVTLCEIAGLGHAWSGGAARLAFSDPAGPDATRMAWAFAARQFARA
- the urtA gene encoding urea ABC transporter substrate-binding protein gives rise to the protein MQRRFTLKALTASVAFAALGVAPAFAADTIKVGILHSLSGTMAISETALKDMALMTIEEINKKGGVMGKQLEPVIVDPASNWPLFAEKTKQLLGQDKVAVIFGCWTSVSRKSVLPVIEEQNGLLFYPVQYEGEELSKNVFYTGAAPNQQAIPAVEYLMSKAGGGAKRFVLLGTDYVYPRTTNKILRAFLKSKGVKDSDIDEKYTPFGHSDYQTIVADIKKFSQGGKTAVISTINGDSNVPFYKELGNAGLKAKDVPVVAFSVGEEELRGVDTKPLVGHLAAWNYFMSVKNPTNTAWIKTWSDYAKAKKLPGQMDKPLTNDPMEATYVGIHMWKQAVEKAKSTDTDKVIAAMAGQTFKAPDGFTVEMDPKNHHLHKPVFIGEIKADGQFGVVWKTPAPVKAQPWSPFIEGNDKKPDQPAGKSS
- a CDS encoding Bug family tripartite tricarboxylate transporter substrate binding protein, coding for MIQRRTLAAVLPLFAAAALLPGLALAQAPPWPTKQSIRIISPYAPGGTTDVLARLLAQPLQQKLGQTVIVENKGGAGGNVGTDYVAKAAPDGYTLLLAASGPIVISPSLYAKIPYDSIKDFTFVAPIANASFVVLANPASGITSIKDLIARAKKGEKINFASAGSGTPQHIIGEMFNQAAGIKMQHIPYKGSGPAMNDLLAGQVPISFENPVPAMPHVKAGKVKVLASTGAVRSAAFPDIPTVAELGLPGFDAKPWYGLMAPAGLDPAIAKKLNDAVREALSSTEMKARLFTLGAEPMAMTTPEFQAFAEKDRDKWTKVVKTSGATPD